The Xenopus tropicalis strain Nigerian chromosome 1, UCB_Xtro_10.0, whole genome shotgun sequence DNA segment AGATGAAAGAATTGGCTGAAAGAGCATATAATGACTCTGTAATGACTCTGGGTGTAATCCATTTGGCCCAGAAGCATTGTTTACATTTGCATTGTTGTCCATTTTGTGGACAAGGTTTTCCATTGAAGAAGAAAATCTTATTTGTTATAGGCATTCTGTATTACTTTGGAAGTAATTGCTCTGGgtgcttaaaggaaaagcaacactaaaaatttttaagtaaaaaatctattctaccctgctccaataattgccctatcctgcaaaccatttagtattttgaatcgattgatcgagctagcctgactccttcctatacagaaggaaggctaggctcaatcaatcgatcatcgcatagtggatgctgctcctgcatcgctgtatcgccttattttaaatgaccggaagccaagttttagcaggtattttctaataaagcattcaaaaaacTAAATgatttgcaggatagggcaattattggtggagggtagaatagatttttttacttaaaaatttttagtgttacttttcctttaaagaaaagaaaatactttGCAGGTTTTCTTCTTCTATGTTCTGTTACCAACAGGCCCTACAGACATGTCCTTTGTAATTGTGCAGTTTGCAAGTCCTTAGTCAGGTGGTCAGCGAACTTAACTGCTACCTCCTTACAGTCTGTAAAGGTCACCAACTAAATGTCAAACACATATTTAATTCTAAAGAATTGGTTGCTGCAGTTGTATGTGTCTGCTAGTAATGGTACCAGCAGCTCCAGTCTTTATAGACTCCATGTTGTGGGCACAACTGCTAGGTACAGTGGCTGCAGGCCCTTAAACACTTGTACTGATGGCTGACCCTAGAAAATTCTTCTTGCCAATTCTTAACTCGCTGCCTGTCTGCAGAGCTCATTGGTAAAATTCTGACAAGGCATTTGGTCCACATAAATTGCAATGTGAATTTCATTTAGCGTAGTACCCAATTTCAGCACAATTTCAGCTTCGCTGCAGTAAATATCGAGGTCTTTACATAAATAACACCTCCTACACTGGCCCATCCTTACTTGTGAAGAATGTTGAAGTTTCACTGCCACGTTGAAATAGCCATCAAAAATCCCATGTGTCATAGCAGTGTGAGGTGAGATACAACGCCACGTACAGTGTCTTAGCTGTAAGGCACTTTGTCTACCATAACTATGTTCTTATGCTTGAAAACCACTGTAATATACTTGAGCGCTTGCTTTGTTGAATGGCTCCAGTTGTTTCAGTTGTAGATTATACTTCATGCCGAAgtgcatttttgtgctgaaaaccACTTGTCGCACGCAGGCAGCATTATGGGGTGTTTGTAGGCCACACGGTATATAAATAGGTATTTTCAGTGCATGGAACACAGAGGGCAGTGTGCATGCGTGTGTACTAAACTGTGCCCTGGATTTATTCAAACTGCATGTAAATAATATCTGTAAGAGCCACACAGCTTGTTATTGTAGTTTTACAATGCGCCGCCTTGCAACACACTGTGCATATTGTGTAGTTTGCCTTTTGTGATGCAATGTGTGCTAAGGGCGGAATGTTTACTATCTGGTTACAGAGAGGCAGTTGGTTTGTGAGCAGGCTTATTCACAGACCGCACACTCTGCCCGCTGATTCACAGTCTCGATTTGTCATTGTTTTTAAGCAGTAAAAGAAGTATTATCTGGGGCACATCTCATTTTTATCAAGTCCGTGGCATTTCACCGCTTGTTTTCACCAGTGTttgactgagatgccaggggcccacaagaaacCTTGGACGACaagcccactttctaaactatttatATTCCTCTCTCAACCACTTTATTATCTCTCACTTTATTGTCTCTTTTCTCTATGCTTCCatctctttttttccccatacagggaatgaccatgcaattggccaaatagttagaaacaatagggcccactgacacttgaTCCCCCCGAAGTTTTcttggtattctggtgggccagtccgacacttttttttttttttatttaatagtgaAAGATAGAATGTTTGTGTCTTCACACACTGGCAGTTAGTATTTATGGGTCAGAGTTTTACTGCCTGACCAACTGGCCACCTCAGAATGCCAACTAACAGACTTTTCTGTTGTCAGGTCCCTCTAGACTAAAACTTTAATCGGTTGTTTCCCTCGCTTGTTGCGTAGATGGGAAATTGGTAGATGTAAGAGCTCCCTCTCATTTCATTTCATGCCCACTGGTTAGTGCCATTGTGTGAATACCCAAATGGAGCAAATGCAGTGGCATATCTGTATGATAACCAGAAGTTGCCATGTTGGGTATGGCCACACAAACTCAAATACATACATCATAATTCCATTTAAATCGAGTTTACATAAACTTTAACCGTTCTGCATTATATTCTACTATTTTTCTTATATTATTggttatatatttgtgtatattgaAAGGCTGGGCAGAATAAACTGTCCCAGGATGTTTTGCTAGACATTTAACAACAATAAAGAAATGACACTTAAATGCTACATGGTTATTAGTTTTTCTTAAAAACAGACCCCTGTTGAACAGaatattgtaaatataaatgtcataaaaacacacacacagtaagtGGCTTGCCCTGAAACCAAGATGTAGAAGGAAAGAGGCAAAAAGCAATTACTTTGTCTTGTTGAAGCAATTCACTTGGGGCACAAGGGGGGAAAGGAATAAATGAAACATCAGTACGGTTACGTTAACTCTTATAAGGCACGAGCATCCTGGGATGTATCCGCAAATACATTGTTTTATACATGGGTGCCTTGCTGGGATAAATGGGCATTTAAGTGGCACAATCATGAAAAAGAAATGAATATTAttgggtaaaaaataaaattctttatTTGCCGATATTGTATGTGTTTCACCCTTGCTATATGTACTGATAAGCCTAGATAATCAAATCATAACATTTCAATTCAAAATCTCAATTTTTAAGATAAATGACAGGCCAAGTGAAACATATGTATTAGTATTGCTACACATTTATTGGAGACTGTATAATTTATAGAAGGCAGTATATAATATAGTCATGTATATAAGTGTCTCTGGAGATTAGATCCAGCTATTCCATCCATCATAATGCATTACCATAACAGTTATTTTACCTGCACTGTACGGATTCAATTAAATGAGCAGGTTGGAATATAGCATTATTTCTCCTCAGTATCACAGTTTTTTTGCTAAAACTacttatttttatgttttcaggGATTGGATTGTAGGAAGAGTGTCTCCTTATGCTGATATTTAATGGAATAGCTTTCAGGTAAGCATCTTTTCTGCCTGTGGCATGTCAACTAAATGAAAACATGTCTGTATAATATTATGTTGTATATAATTGTACATACATTGTTGCTTTGCTTTGCCAATGCTGTAAAGGTGCCCAATCACAGGCAGACACCGGTTTCATTGGTTGGTTGGTGGAAGCTAAAGAGTTTGCCAACAACTGCCCAGGCTCCTCAGATAATGATCAGGGAATTAAGAAGTCTGTGGTCAACGGCACTGCCCAGACATTGATGTATTGGCATTATGGCTTGGGCATCACTAGGCGCTATTGAAGGCGCACACAGAACAAGTTGGCCGGTTTGGGCAATTGTGACCAATTTTTGGGTCCAAAAGGAGCTGATCCTTTTCAAAAAGGACATTTAGCCTATAATCTTATTGGCGTATATAAGCAGCCAAGTAACCTTGAATGTGTTGCTGAGAAATCTCCTCATTAATCAGATGAATGAAGCTGAATGATCAGATCTGTGCTTCGTTGGCCATTTTGGGCCACAATTTGTGTTGCAAAATTGTTTTACCATCCATTTGTTGGTTCAGATAAAGCTGGCTATAAATGCTAATCCCGGTTTGGGAAATTAGGGCACTacatatatttatcatgttttCAGTACACAACTTTGGTAAATTAGAAGGATGTCAGTACCACAAGCAAACATTGGGGCAGTAACACAGCATTGTTCTACTATAAGAATGGGAATGCAGTGTAACAGGCACCAGATAAACAAATGTTGCCTGTATGAATCTCACATCTAATCCAAATTCTaatttgcttaaaaaatgttCATCTGAAATGTGCTTTTTATAAACCTGTAGGCTTTACTAGTAGTAAATAAACACCCCTAGGTGTAGCAGCCAGTACAATACCCAGCATTCTTCTCCCGCTCTGCATGACTTCCAATTTAGAATTTGCCACTCTTTGTGCTGtaatttgctacagaaacctgtCTGCCATCTTCCTGAATAATTGCTTGGGGAGCTGTAGGACCCCTCCTAGTGCCCCCAATTATGCATCCTATTTTAATCATGTGTGGAACTTGGCACAAACACTGATCAGCCTCTAGCTGGGAGATGGTACATCAACAAAACTTGAGGCTACGCCACATGACGCACGAGTAATCAGGAGTGATTGCATATAAAGTGCTTAATGCTTGGGGTTTATCTCACGCCTCAGAGCCAAGCCATGCAGGGATCATATCTAACACTCACATAAACCCTACTATACTAGAAGTGGGCATTTCAGAAAaattaaaatatagattttatatttttggGAAAATACTAGGGGCGGTCTAGTGGTAACTGGTCAGCTAGCGGCGGTGTAGCGGTAACTGGTCAGCTAGAGATGCTATTTCTTTGTTTTCATGGTTTCATGTTTAGCATAGCCATATATCATTCCTTTCttttataatcatttatttaacaAACAATAATTAATATTTTCTTAATATTTCCTCACAGGTATAAGGCGACACAATCCAGATGGGGTGCAATTGCTGTAGACTGTGTCACAGGTGGGCAGTGCTAAAatgcttcattttatttattaattcatttatacatgcttcatttttattattttagactTGCGACTCCATTGCCTTTCTATTTTTTTGGTCCCCACAAGCATATATCTAGTTATTCTATAATAAGCCTGGTTTTGTTTCTACTTTTGTCTACATAAAATAAAGGTAAACCGTGTTCATTGTGGGAACTACCAATATGACAGGCAACACATGTACAGGAAAAGCCCCTCagtcttaaggtgaccatacacctccagtttttagtcttcttccgacgaacgttcAGATACgggttgtacgtttaaatgcaacgatctgatactaacattcagactgaaattgtaggataaagccctaaatatataaatcggaggatgttctgaacataaagtagttggcagacaccaattgtactaAAGTGACTTCCActgcaggtcccccaaggattttgcatgattttttatTGGCCAgtctaaattttctaacctgggcgatcgactaaatgaccgatcATGGTACAAACATTTTCGggacgataattctgagcccacacatgggCCCGAAATCGTACAAATtaggtttcatatgattttatcggtacatgtatggccaactttaggggCCCACTGAGCCAGGAATATAGAAATGTACATTGGTTTTTTTGTTTCTGTCAAATTAAATGGGGTCAGCATAAAATCTTTCCCCGTAGCTTCCATTTACATTGCATACATTCTCAAAGGATCATTTGTGTTATATGCAGTTGATTGTAACCCTATCATTTATACTTTGGCCTGCACCAGGTTGACAGTCACCTGTGTAGTGTAGTGCAAAACTGATTCCCTCATCCCCACTGCCCGTTGAACGTGCTACATTTCTACAAAATATACCTGGAAAAGTCCATAACATAAATTTGAAATAGAAATAATTATGCGAGTATGGGATCTAGAGCCCACACTTCAGAGCCTGTCCGCCACTTAGGACCCACTAAACGCAGCCGTTTAATCATGGGGTTGTTGGATGCCATTTTGTGCCACTTCAGGTCCTTTTCTCGGCAAGCTTCTAACAGGAGCATGTGAAGCAGATGGGGACCTGACTTCTACTGGATGTACTTGGTGTCACTGATAAGCAGTCTGGAGCAGTGCAAGATGGTGCCACCCATGCTGTGAATCTCTTGTTTTATAGAGGAAGAGGAGATTGCTGCATATATTGGGTTCTAAGTGGTGCATTTTTGTAGTGTTAGAAAGGGGTTTCCGTTATTACTAAGGATTTCATTCTTAGTAGAGAGAgcaaattaaataactggaacttttgtttttcttcagttaTGCAATTGAGACAGATGGAGTGCAAGGAAATGGATACGTGAACGAAGCACTCAGCTGCCCTCCAAGTGTGAAGGACTGGTCCAGGACCCAGACTATAACAATCACTGATCTTCTGAATGAAGAGCAGAAAAAATTAGAACGTGACCGACTCAGTGGATTACAGGATCCGCATGCTGGAGAGGAGAAGAACAATGAGAAGAATTATGAGATTGACCCTCCCACATATATCTTGGACTTGAACTCACATGGAGAAAACAACTACTATTCCTCACCCACAGACACCCCTCGCCAACAGGACAATGATATAAAACGGATCTCAGAAGAGCCTGAATGTTTTCAGCACCAATTCATCAATTCTGCACAAAAGACCAGTTCCCTAACTGAAAGTGCTATCTTAGATGTGCTAAACGATGACTTATTGTTGAAGCACAGTGATCACAAGTCAGGTTCTCCCACCAGTAACCAAGAACATGCACAGAAATCTCATGGTCATCCCCCAGAAGTGCCTGTAAGTGACCACAAATCAGTCACTGTATTGATGTGTGAGGAACCAATTGTGAAGGATAAAAGTTCTTTAGTGGCCCTCATGCTTGCTAGAAATTCACTGAGAGGAACAAGTGGGTCTACTGTGCACCCCCAAAATGAGGACCTGGATCCAGATGTTGCAGAGGCTTTGGCTGCCTTAGCAGCTGCTCTGGCTGGGGAATACTTTGAAGACAGCTAAATGGAGAATCCATTTGTtacatttgtgtttatttgctgACAAGTGTGACCTTGTCAAGAATTGAAGGTTTGATTTAATTATATCAAGGGGCAAGACCCAAAAATCTGCAGACATTTTGTGCAAGAATGAAGTACAGTCAAGTGTGGCCAGAAAAATCATATATAGAAAGCACTACCAAGAATGCTATGAATGTGAATTTTATTATATGCATTTTTAGCCAATAATGTTACATTTATACCATGATATTGGTTATTAGCTTCGGTAGACCTGCGTTCCTGGATGTAAATTTGTGTGTACAGGttagggacctgttatccagaatgctcgggacctggggttttccggataagggttctttccataatttggatctccatactttaggtctactaaaaaaaaaaaaaatcatttaatcattaaataaactcaatgggactgttttgcctccagtaaagcttaattatatcttagttggttctaatttattattagagaaaaaggaaatcttgaTTAAAATTgacactatgggagatggccttcctgtaattcagagctttctggataacaggtttccagataacagatcccatacctgtattacctatatatattatatatatatatatatatatatatatatatatatatatacacagggttggaatgacagcacacgcaggatgtttttcaagaagaatcacagaggtttagataaataaatgtgaggctttattcagtccgacgtttcagttcctatctggaactttcatcagggacagtccctgatgaaagttccagataggaaagttccagataggaactgaaacgtcggactgaataaagcctcacatttatttatctaaacctctgtgattcttcttgaaaaacatcctgcgtgtgctgtcattccaaccctgtgtatctacgctttcagcactggcacccaggtattatcttgctcttatggtgtgcagctttccagcaactcgtttctatatatatatatatatatatatatatatatatatatatatatatatatatatatatatctcttggTGCATGCTGGCTTAAAACTTAAGTGAAAACCAGAATTGAAGAGCCTGCGACAGCAGCACCACACGTGCACCTTTATCCTCTGCCATTATACAATTATTGGGCCAGTGATCAGCCATTTCAAGGCTACTTATTGTAGATAGCCTAAATTATGCCTTTATCGAGGTTTtatattataaagatatatatagtACCCTACTTTCAGATGATTATTTA contains these protein-coding regions:
- the LOC100493503 gene encoding uncharacterized protein LOC100493503; protein product: MGCNCCRLCHSYAIETDGVQGNGYVNEALSCPPSVKDWSRTQTITITDLLNEEQKKLERDRLSGLQDPHAGEEKNNEKNYEIDPPTYILDLNSHGENNYYSSPTDTPRQQDNDIKRISEEPECFQHQFINSAQKTSSLTESAILDVLNDDLLLKHSDHKSGSPTSNQEHAQKSHGHPPEVPVSDHKSVTVLMCEEPIVKDKSSLVALMLARNSLRGTSGSTVHPQNEDLDPDVAEALAALAAALAGEYFEDS